One segment of Synchiropus splendidus isolate RoL2022-P1 chromosome 4, RoL_Sspl_1.0, whole genome shotgun sequence DNA contains the following:
- the LOC128757249 gene encoding bile acid-CoA:amino acid N-acyltransferase-like translates to MHNNPLPILSVRPIRALVDEVFKVIVTNLRPGSPVTLHSLHRSEDQDHWEAFGHYVSSQRGTVSVADDLSFGGTYSGKEPMGLLWSQRPVPGGRRDLRLRKVNVTTPMPFHISVYSGHLTGGFQDQVPLASVLTERWYMAPGVKRVSVKEGNILGTLFIPPGPGPFPGLLDMWGGGGGLVEYRAALLASHGYVTFALSYLSAEQGLLSEKDFESVFNMIKNHPQVIPDKVGIFGLCFGAIITLYLAVESKAVKPTCCVCVSATHCKDHENGSGLNLSLAKLGSNSKVRVDENNHSIWRDITLPIPSDCSRKLDVTKINCPLLLVCGNDDQNVATMEAAEDMAQMIHAAGKDHLLTKLVYPGAGHLIEPPFTPHCRFSRFINPENGHDSTMLWGGHTKPHSDAQEDSWKKILAFLQMHLYSSSCPRARM, encoded by the exons ATGCACAACAATCCCCTTCCCATCCTCTCTGTCAGACCCATTCGGGCTCTGGTGGACGAGGTGTTTAAAGTGATAGTCACGAATCTTCGTCCGGGATCTCCAGTGACGCTACACTCGCTCCATCGTTCAGAAGATCAAGACCACTGGGAGGCTTTTGGACACTACGTCAGCAGCCAGCGGGGGACAGTGTCTG TTGCGGATGATTTGAGCTTCGGAGGAACTTACAGTGGAAAAGAGCCCATGGGTTTGTTGTGGAGTCAGCGGCCCGTTCCTGGAGGTCGCAGAGACCTCAG GTTACGGAAGGTGAATGTCACCACCCCCATGCCGTTCCACATCTCCGTCTACAGTGGACACCTGACTGGAGGCTTTCAGGACCAGGTTCCTCTGGCTTCAGTGCTGACAGAGAGATGGTACATGGCTCCTGGAGTCAAGAGGGTCAGCGTGAAAGAGGGAAATATTTTGGGGACCCTGTTTATACCTCCAG GTCCAGGACCCTTCCCTGGGCTGCTGGACAtgtggggtggaggaggaggtctgGTTGAGTATCGGGCTGCGTTACTGGCTTCACATGGCTACGTCACTTTCGCTCTGTCTTACTTGTCTGCTGAGCAGGGTCTGTTAAGTGAAAAAGATTTTGAG TCAGTGTTTAACATGATCAAAAACCATCCTCAAGTCATCCCTGACAAAGTTGGAATATTTGGTCTCTGCTTTGGTGCTATCATAACGCTTTACCTCGCAGTGGAGAGTAAAGCCGTCAAG CCcacttgttgtgtttgtgtcagcgcTACACACTGTAAAGACCATGAGAACGGCTCAGGTCTAAATCTCTCTCTTGCAAAGTTGGG GAGCAACAGCAAGGTCCGTGTGGATGAGAACAACCATTCTATATGGCGAGATATCACTCTTCCGATTCCCTCTGACTGCTCCAGAAAACTAGAC gtGACCAAAATCAACTGTCCGTTACTGCTGGTCTGTGGCAATGATGATCAGAATGTTGCTACCATGGAAGCTGCCGAGGac atgGCCCAGATGATACACGCCGCTGGAAAAGATCACCTGCTGACCAAGCTGGTCTATCCTGGTGCCGGACACCTGATCGAGCCACCCTTCACGCCACATTGTAGATTCTCAAGGTTCATAAACCCAGAAAATGGACACGACT CAACAATGCTGTGGGGAGGACACACCAAACCTCATTCTGACGCTCAGGAAGACTCCTGGAAGAAGATCCTAGCCTTCCTGCAGATGCACCTCTACAGCAGCTCCTGTCCAAGAGCCAGGATGTGA